A segment of the Ruminococcus albus AD2013 genome:
ACGATGTGATATGCGATCCTGCCTGCGGTACAGCCGGATTTCTTCGTTTCCGCAGCCGAATATATCCGTAAGCATTATGAGGATACCATGACCGATGAGCAATGGGCTGACTTTGCTACAAAGACCTTTACGGGCTATGATACTGACCAGACGATGCTCCGTATCTCGGCTATGAACCTGATGCTCCATTCTATCACCAATCCCGATATTGACTATAAGGACAGCGTTTCAAAGCAGAAACAGCGTCAGCGGCAAATACACCGTCTGCCTTGCAAATCCGCCGTTCAAGGGTTCTGTTTGATGCGGAGAGTATCAACGACAACCTGAAAGCTGTCACAAACACGAAAAAAGACGGAACTGCTGTTCCTTGCACTGTTCCTGCGTCTGCTGCAAAAGGGCGGCAGATGTGCTTGTATCGTGCCTGACGGTGTGCTGTTTGGTTCGAGCAAGGCGCACAAGTCTATCCGCAAGGAACTGATCGAAAATCATCAGCTCAAAGCCGTTATTTCCATGCCCAGCGGTGTTTTCAAGCCCTATGCAGGCGTTTCCACGGCGGTGCTGGTGTTCGTCAAGACCGATGCAGGCGGCACGGATAACGTGTGGTTCTATGATATGAGGGCGGACGGTTTCTCCCTTGATGACAAGCGCTCGGAGATAGCTGAAAACGATATTCCCGATATTATCGCCCGATTCCACAACCCTGACGGTGAGCGTGACAGGGAGCGCACAGAGCAGAGCTTTTTTGTGCCAAAGCTGGAGATCGTGGACAACGACTATGACCTGTCTATCAACAAGTACAAGAAAACCGAATATGTGGCGGTGGAATATCCTCCGACAAGCGAGATCATGGCAGACCTTGACGGGCTTTACAAAGAGCTTGGCGGTGTGCTGTCGGAGTTGGGAGGATTGCTGAATGAGTAAAATCCAATTAAAAGATATTTGTTGCTTTTCTAAAGGCAGTCAAATCAATGGTGATGAACTTATTGATAATGGTGAATATGATTATCTAAATGGAGGTATAAACCCCTCTGGTAAATGGAGTGATTTCAATGTATCAGGCGGCACTATTACAATAAGTGAAGGTGGTAATTCATGTGGATATGTGAATTATATGCCAGCCCCATTTTGGTGTGGTGCGCATTGTTACTATCTTTATGATTTAAGGTGTGAAGTGAAGTATCTATATTATGCCTTGAAAAGCCAACAAGATAGAATAATGAAACTTCGCTCAGGAGCTTGTATGCCTAATATCAAAAAAAGTGATATAGGTAGTTTTACTTTTGAATATACCGAGGATACAAGTGTTCAACACATAATAGTCTCTAACCTCGACAAAGTAACCCACACAATAGACCTCTGCAACGCTATCCTTGAAAAGCTTGATCTGCTTGTCAAATCACGGTCTGTCGGGCGGTTGCTGTTGACCTCTGAGGAGGTGGCAGCATGAAGAAGTATGTGACACTCGGAGAGGTCTGCACTAAGGGCAGTTCAAGTATAGCACAAAAGGACATAGAGCAGAATAATGGCTCTTATGGTATCTACGGCGCAAGTGGGTATATCAAAGATGTTGACTTTTATCATCAGGATAAGCCCTATATTGCTGTGGTTAA
Coding sequences within it:
- a CDS encoding restriction endonuclease subunit S yields the protein MSKIQLKDICCFSKGSQINGDELIDNGEYDYLNGGINPSGKWSDFNVSGGTITISEGGNSCGYVNYMPAPFWCGAHCYYLYDLRCEVKYLYYALKSQQDRIMKLRSGACMPNIKKSDIGSFTFEYTEDTSVQHIIVSNLDKVTHTIDLCNAILEKLDLLVKSRSVGRLLLTSEEVAA